The Helianthus annuus cultivar XRQ/B chromosome 16, HanXRQr2.0-SUNRISE, whole genome shotgun sequence genome includes a window with the following:
- the LOC110919720 gene encoding INO80 complex subunit D, whose product MNNQMPDSITSMGSAAEVDEDVVLPVLGREEVVKRRCRRLKQLGRVYKDHYWCMMDELKRKYRRYYWSYGKSPVTETNDDDNDVDDGNFELEFSWCAIRGCKNKAMALTKFCHAHILSDSKQTLYMRCNYVVQSLQAGPIICGKTVLKCTVPPLCPGHYQKAEKHVTRALKKAGLNVSSTNKVAPKFHILIAESVRQIQISRRIAEKEMQEYLEIKEEEISI is encoded by the exons ATGAATAATCAAATGCCTGATTCCATCACCTCCATGGGTAGTGCTGCGGAGGTTGATGAAGATGTGGTTCTGCCGGTGTTGGGTCGTGAAGAAGTAGTGAAACGACGAtgtcgaagattgaagcagttgggcAGGGTTTACAAAGATCATTACTGGTGCATGATGGACGAGCTCAAGCGCAAGTACAGAAGGTATTATTGGTCCTACGGGAAGAGTCCGGTTACAGAAACGAATGACGATGACAATGATGTTGATGATGGTAATTTTGAGTTGGAGTTTAGTTGGTGTGCTATTCGTGGATGTAAAAACAAAGCCATGGCGTTAACCAAGTTTTGTCATGCTCATATACTCTCTGATTCTAAACAGACACTATACATGAGGTGCAATTACGTTGTCCAAAG CTTACAAGCAGGACCAATAATTTGTGGGAAAACTGTTCTTAAATGCACTGTTCCACCTCTGTGTCCCGGTCATTACCAGAAGGCGGAAAAGCATGTTACAAGGGCTTTAAAGAAAGCAGGTTTAAATGTATCATCGACAAATAAGGTTGCTCCAAAATTTCATATCTTAATTGCGGAATCTGTTCGCCAAATTCAGATTAGCCGAAGGATTGCTGAAAAAGAAATGCAAGAATATCTTGAAATTAAAGAGGAAGAGATTAGCAtctag
- the LOC110916665 gene encoding endonuclease 1 produces MKSPPRYFYKESMALLRLCVISFLGFLLINGVQAWSKEGHVMTCQIAQDLLSPDAAHVVRMLLPDYVKGNLSALCVWPDQIRHWYRYRWTSPLHFIDTPDDACSFDYSRDCHDTHGGKDMCVAGAIKNFTTQLSHYHHGTSDRRYNMTEALLFVSHFMGDIHQPMHVGFTSDEGGNTIDLRWFRHKSNLHHVWDREIILTAASQFYDKDMESLQKAIQANFTHGLWSDDVTSWKDCDDISTCVNKYAKESINLACKWGYKGVEAGETLSDDYFESRMPIVMKRIAQGGVRLSMILNRVFGGSNTMEDDALVAT; encoded by the exons aTGAAATCACCTCCCCGATATTTCTACAAAGAATCAATGGCGCTTTTAAGATTATgtgttatttcatttcttggttttCTTTTGATTAATGGTGTTCAAGCATGGAGCAAAGAGGGTCACGTCATGACATGCCAAATAGCACAA GATTTACTTTCACCCGACGCAGCACATGTTGTACGGATGTTGTTGCCTGATTATGTGAAGGGTAATTTATCGGCGTTGTGTGTGTGGCCGGACCAGATCCGCCACTGGTATCGCTACAGGTGGACTAGTCCTCTTCACTTCATCGACACCCCTGATGACGCTTGCTCCTTTGATTATTCAA GGGATTGTCATGATACACATGGAGGGAAGGATATGTGTGTTGCTGGAGCTATAAAAAATTTCACAACTCAACTCTCACATTATCACCACGGAACTTCCGATCGACGAT ATAACATGACCGAGGCTTTGTTATTTGTATCACACTTCATGGGGGATATTCATCAG CCAATGCATGTTGGATTTACTAGCGATGAAGGAGGAAATACCATTGATTTACGATGGTTCAGGCATAAATCTAATTTGCACCAT GTATGGGATAGAGAGATAATTCTTACAGCTGCATCACAATTCTATGACAAGGATATGGAGTCTCTACAAAAGGCCATTCAAGCCAATTTCACACAT GGATTATGGTCCGATGATGTGACTTCCTGGAAGGATTGTGATGATATTTCCACCTGTGTCAACAA GTATGCAAAAGAAAGCATTAATTTGGCATGTAAATGGGGTTACAAAGGTGTTGAGGCTGGCGAAACTCTTTCAG ATGATTACTTCGAATCGAGAATGCCTATTGTGATGAAGCGAATTGCACAAGGAGGAGTACGGTTGTCGATGATTTTAAATCGGGTTTTTGGGGGCTCAAATACAATGGAAGATGATGCATTAGTTGCTACTTGA
- the LOC110918132 gene encoding DEAD-box ATP-dependent RNA helicase 38: MTDGDTKSVIGRWADEPDDVPEESTASSSSAAAGSTAAATADEVNLDSLAVDDSKKVNDFLDDPEDSNIQAVTSGDTPYTSAVRFEDLNLSPELLKGLYVEMKFERPSKIQSISLPMILTPPHKNLIAQAHNGSGKTTCFVLGMLSRVDPKLGAPQALCICPTRELAIQNMEVLLKMGKFTGITSELGLPADKANYIPISKRAPVTAQVIIGTPGTINKWIAAKKLGTSNLKILVFDEADHMLAESGFKEDSVRIMKEIVRWSPQCQVLLFSATFNETVKAFVSKIVKDLFVQDYNQLFVKKEELSLDSIKQYKVNLPDELSKIMVIKDKIMDLGEKVGQTIIFVRTKRSAGMLHDALVKYGYEVTTIQGALTQEDRDKIVKEFKDGLTHVLISTDLLARGFDQSQVNLVVNYDLPIVYDNPTEPDNEVYLHRIGRAGRFGRKGAVFNLLCGDRDRMIMEKIERHFNHYVTEVPSWTSDDDFKDALKKAGLM; encoded by the exons ATGACCGACGGTGATACCAAATCCGTTATCGGCAGATGGGCCGACGAACCCGATGACGTACCGGAGGAGTCCACTGCATCCTCTTCCTCCGCCGCCGCTGGCTCTACCGCCGCAGCAACCGCCGACGAAGTTAATCTAGACTCTCTCGCTGTTGACGATTCCAAAAAAGTCAACGATTTTCTCGATGATCCAGAAGATTCCAACATTCAAGCT GTTACGTCTGGTGATACGCCTTATACTTCTGCTGTTAGATTTGAAGATTTGAATCTATCTCCTGAGTTGTTGAAAGGATTATATGTGGAGATGAAGTTTGAGAGGCCGAGTAAGATCCAATCTATAAGTTTACCGATGATATTGACTCCACCGCACAAGAATTTGATTGCCCAGGCGCATAATGGTTCTGGAAAGACGACTTGTTTTGTGCTCGGGATGTTGAGTCGTGTTGATCCGAAACTTGGTGCTCCTCAGGCACTTTGTATATGCCCTACTAGAGAATTGGCTATTCAG AATATGGAAGTGCTGCTAAAGATGGGAAAGTTTACTGGCATAACTTCCGAATTGGGTCTTCCTGCTGATAAAGCTAATTATATTCCAATCTCTAAAAGAGCACCAGTGACAGCACAAGTCATTATTGGCACACCGGGGACTATTAATAAATGGATAGCAGCCAAGAAGTTGGGTACATCTAATTTGAAGATCCTCGTGTTTGATGAAGCAGATCATATGCTGGCAGAG AGCGGTTTCAAAGAAGATTCCGTGAGGATAATGAAGGAAATTGTCAGGTGGAGTCCCCAATGTCAG GTTCTACTGTTTTCCGCTACATTCAATGAGACCGTGAAGGCATTTGTATCAAAAATTGTGAAAGATCTTTTTGTACAAGACTACAACCAGTTGTTTGTTAAGAAGGAAGAATTGTCGTTGGATTCTATCAAGCAATATAAAGTGAATTTGCCCGATGAGCTCTCAAAGATTATGGTAATTAAGGATAAAATAATGGATTTAGGAGAGAAAGTCGGGCAAACAATTATATTTGTCAGAACAAAAAGAAGTGCCGGTATGTTACAtgatgcacttgttaagtatggtTATGAGGTAACGACAATTCAAGGCGCGCTTACACAAGAAGACAGAGATAAGATAGTCAAAGAATTCAAAGACGGGTTAACTCATGTTCTTATATCAACCGATCTTCTTGCTCGCGGGTTTGATCAATCTCAG GTTAATCTGGTAGTTAACTATGATCTTCCAATTGTATACGATAATCCCACAGAGCCTGACAATGAAGTATACTTGCACCGCATAGGTAGAGCGGGACGGTTTGGCCGCAAGG GAGCTGTATTCAACTTACTATGTGGCGATAGGGACAGAATGATTATGGAAAAAATTGAGAGACACTTCAACCATTATGTAACTGAG GTGCCATCATGGACAAGTGATGATGACTTCAAGGACGCTTTGAAGAAAGCTGGTTTGATGTAA